One part of the Pseudoalteromonas ulvae UL12 genome encodes these proteins:
- a CDS encoding carbohydrate binding family 9 domain-containing protein, whose translation MFFNAKTAVIFSLFISNFMFNAHGSITKQHFELVHQSADISLDGHVSEAEWSHATYIPLIYQNEPNERGTPPVKTDAYLFEDGEYLYVAFKAYDPDPTKIRAALRDRDDLWADDNVALMIDTFNDERTGYEFYVNPLGAQGDMRMTDINGWAEDDSWNAIWDSAATITSEGYFVEMRIPFTALRFPKSQQAQTWSIAVWRNYPRDVLYQTSNVGFDWNVVCSLCQFDKITGLENVTPSRNLQLTPTFTALRHDEKQSVPGPWQQGDIDNELGLDLRWGITQDAVLNATLNPDFSTVEADSAQLDINTNYSLFYAERRAFFLDGASFFNNNHFDLVYTRNIADPDVGVKITGKTDVHSYGLMLSDDKNTSLILPSNQGSLLVNLNDESKVAIGSYQLDIGNQHSLGLMATHRETDDYQNSVLSLGGAYWFNQTDSVQYQLTHSNTSNSLFLQDTFNLDEQQSDTAYKVEFYRENRDYELFASVEEVGKDFRADLGFVTKSDYKKYLVGGGQTWYGDENSLLTSWEYETDWDKTYAQNGDTLEEEVELSVLLKSQLQSYLRVGLIHRDEFYFNDFFLQNIAYVQAGLSPTKDLKLTLYSSVGNKIDYTNAELGDSFEFEPAITWDVSDHLQLILSHQYSKLETDNQRVFTANVTDLRAYYKFNMRSMLKLVLQFEDIDREQAAYYFPVDKRNREYGSQLVYSYKINSQTLFYLGYSDAGYQDDSLRHLEKDQRTFFTKFSYAWQM comes from the coding sequence ATGTTTTTTAATGCAAAGACAGCCGTTATTTTTTCTCTCTTCATTTCCAATTTCATGTTCAATGCTCATGGGAGTATTACTAAGCAGCATTTTGAATTAGTTCATCAATCAGCAGATATCAGCCTCGATGGGCATGTATCAGAAGCTGAATGGTCTCATGCCACATATATTCCGCTGATTTATCAAAATGAGCCAAATGAGCGTGGCACCCCCCCAGTTAAAACGGATGCGTATTTGTTTGAAGACGGTGAATATTTATATGTAGCATTTAAAGCCTATGATCCAGATCCGACTAAAATAAGAGCTGCGTTGCGTGACCGGGATGATCTCTGGGCTGATGATAATGTGGCACTGATGATCGATACATTTAATGATGAGCGCACAGGTTACGAATTTTATGTCAATCCATTAGGGGCGCAAGGTGATATGCGCATGACAGATATCAATGGTTGGGCTGAGGATGATTCGTGGAATGCGATTTGGGATAGTGCAGCTACCATTACCTCTGAAGGTTATTTTGTTGAAATGCGGATCCCTTTTACTGCGTTACGTTTTCCTAAGAGTCAGCAAGCGCAAACTTGGAGTATCGCAGTATGGCGAAATTACCCTCGTGATGTGTTATATCAAACTTCGAATGTAGGCTTTGACTGGAATGTAGTCTGTAGCTTGTGCCAATTCGACAAAATAACAGGCTTAGAAAACGTTACACCCAGTCGTAATTTGCAACTTACCCCTACTTTTACCGCTTTGCGTCATGATGAAAAACAGTCAGTCCCGGGGCCGTGGCAGCAAGGGGATATTGATAACGAATTGGGCCTTGATTTGCGCTGGGGTATTACGCAAGATGCCGTCCTTAATGCGACCCTAAACCCTGATTTTTCAACCGTTGAAGCCGATTCAGCTCAGCTTGATATTAATACTAATTATTCATTATTTTATGCTGAACGCCGTGCGTTTTTTCTAGATGGGGCTTCGTTTTTTAATAACAACCATTTTGATTTAGTGTACACCCGTAACATTGCGGATCCGGATGTTGGGGTAAAAATAACCGGAAAAACCGATGTACACAGTTATGGCTTAATGTTGAGTGATGATAAAAATACCAGCCTTATTTTGCCTTCAAATCAGGGCTCTCTACTAGTTAATCTAAACGATGAATCAAAAGTTGCGATTGGTAGTTATCAACTCGATATAGGTAATCAACATTCGTTAGGATTAATGGCCACACACCGTGAAACTGATGATTATCAGAATTCAGTTTTGTCACTAGGTGGGGCGTATTGGTTCAATCAAACCGACAGTGTTCAATATCAGTTAACCCACAGTAACACCTCTAACTCACTGTTTTTACAAGATACCTTTAACTTAGATGAACAACAAAGCGACACCGCCTATAAAGTGGAGTTTTATCGAGAGAATCGTGATTATGAGCTATTTGCGAGTGTCGAAGAAGTGGGTAAAGATTTTCGAGCGGATCTTGGATTCGTCACTAAAAGTGATTATAAAAAATATTTGGTTGGGGGTGGTCAAACTTGGTATGGAGATGAAAACAGTCTGCTGACTTCTTGGGAATATGAAACTGATTGGGATAAAACCTATGCGCAAAATGGTGATACATTAGAAGAAGAAGTCGAGCTCTCGGTGTTATTGAAATCCCAACTTCAATCTTATTTGCGAGTCGGACTGATCCATCGCGATGAGTTTTATTTTAATGATTTCTTTTTACAAAATATTGCTTATGTACAAGCGGGGTTATCCCCAACAAAAGATTTAAAATTAACCTTATATTCCAGTGTGGGTAATAAAATCGATTACACCAATGCAGAGCTTGGTGATTCTTTTGAATTTGAGCCTGCAATCACCTGGGATGTGAGTGATCATCTTCAGCTTATTTTGTCTCATCAATATAGCAAATTAGAGACTGATAATCAGCGTGTCTTTACCGCCAATGTCACTGATTTACGTGCGTATTATAAATTTAATATGCGTAGTATGCTAAAACTGGTGTTACAGTTTGAAGATATTGACCGTGAGCAAGCAGCCTATTATTTTCCTGTTGATAAGCGTAATCGTGAATATGGTTCTCAATTAGTTTATTCATATAAAATTAATTCGCAGACACTGTTTTATCTGGGATATTCAGATGCCGGTTATCAAGATGATTCATTACGCCATTTAGAAAAAGATCAACGAACGTTTTTTACAAAATTTAGTTACGCTTGGCAAATGTAA
- a CDS encoding Solitary outer membrane autotransporter beta-barrel domain, with amino-acid sequence MKAKFDLGYIINMQPAFYLKAQRVALAADSKAAFDVDHFYKYGIRVLFDVSPYTTWFTNLAIGLNIHTGSVLAGGSIVFYIDEF; translated from the coding sequence GTGAAAGCTAAGTTTGATTTAGGTTACATTATAAATATGCAACCTGCTTTTTATCTTAAAGCCCAACGTGTGGCTTTGGCAGCTGACAGTAAAGCAGCGTTTGATGTCGATCACTTTTATAAATATGGGATCAGGGTGTTATTTGATGTCAGTCCCTATACAACGTGGTTTACTAATTTAGCGATTGGTCTCAATATTCACACAGGTAGTGTACTCGCAGGTGGCAGTATTGTGTTTTATATCGATGAATTTTAA
- a CDS encoding AbgT family transporter: protein MAVTTPQPAQKNGGLFNRFLATVEYLGNMLPHPITLFAMFCVAIIVFSGIADWFGLSAIDPRPEGAKGRDPDGVIEVVSLLSAEGLQKIVTGLVTNFTGFAPLGTVLVALLGVSVAEHSGLLSAAMRGMVMGASKRLVTFMVVFAAILSNTASELGYVVLIPLAAMIFHSLGRHPLAGLAAAFAGVSGGYSANLLLGTIDPLLAGITTPAAQMIDPTYQVSPEANWYFMMISTFLIAILGTLVTEKIVEPRLGKYNENEASEPLETNIEHLSPLEKKGLISAGIALLFMVILLAWTVVPDDGILLNPETGLMKGSPFLKGIVVFIFITFGIPGFVYGKVVGTMKNDVDVINAMSKSMSSMGMYIVLVFFAAQFVAFFKWTNLGTILAINGAAMLQALNLTGPEVFVLFIFMCALVNLTLGSSSAQWAVTAPIFVPMLMLIGYAPETIQAAYRIGDSVTNLITPMMSYFGLILAVATKYKKDMGIGTLVATMLPYSIVFFFGWVLLFYIWVFAAGLPVGPNSPIYYQP from the coding sequence ATGGCTGTTACTACTCCTCAACCAGCACAAAAAAATGGTGGTTTGTTTAACCGTTTTTTGGCAACCGTTGAATATTTGGGCAATATGCTGCCCCACCCCATTACCTTATTTGCAATGTTTTGTGTTGCTATCATTGTTTTTAGTGGAATCGCAGATTGGTTTGGCTTAAGCGCCATTGATCCACGTCCTGAAGGAGCTAAAGGCCGAGATCCAGATGGTGTTATTGAAGTCGTTAGTTTATTAAGCGCAGAAGGTTTACAAAAAATAGTCACAGGTTTAGTTACAAACTTCACTGGCTTTGCACCACTTGGCACTGTGCTTGTTGCTCTGCTAGGTGTCAGTGTTGCTGAGCATTCTGGTTTATTATCCGCCGCAATGCGCGGCATGGTAATGGGCGCTTCAAAACGGCTAGTCACCTTCATGGTTGTGTTTGCGGCAATTTTATCAAATACCGCGTCTGAACTCGGTTATGTCGTCCTCATTCCGCTCGCTGCAATGATTTTCCATAGCCTAGGTCGTCATCCTCTAGCTGGTTTAGCCGCTGCGTTTGCTGGGGTATCTGGTGGTTATAGTGCGAATTTATTACTCGGCACGATTGACCCATTACTCGCCGGGATCACCACCCCTGCAGCACAAATGATTGATCCAACCTACCAAGTAAGCCCTGAGGCAAACTGGTATTTCATGATGATTTCAACGTTCCTCATTGCTATTTTGGGCACACTTGTCACCGAAAAAATTGTTGAACCTAGGCTGGGCAAATACAACGAAAATGAAGCAAGTGAACCACTCGAAACGAATATCGAACACCTAAGCCCTCTAGAAAAGAAAGGTCTGATCAGTGCCGGTATCGCATTGTTATTTATGGTTATCTTACTCGCATGGACAGTTGTGCCAGATGATGGCATCTTGCTCAACCCTGAAACTGGACTGATGAAAGGTTCACCGTTTCTAAAAGGGATTGTTGTCTTCATCTTTATTACTTTTGGTATTCCTGGCTTTGTATACGGAAAAGTTGTCGGGACCATGAAAAATGATGTTGATGTGATCAATGCCATGAGTAAGAGCATGAGCTCAATGGGCATGTATATTGTGTTGGTCTTTTTTGCCGCGCAGTTTGTTGCGTTTTTTAAATGGACAAACTTAGGCACAATTTTAGCCATTAATGGCGCGGCCATGTTGCAAGCGCTTAACTTAACAGGTCCGGAAGTCTTTGTATTGTTCATCTTCATGTGTGCACTTGTTAACTTAACATTGGGATCTTCATCTGCACAATGGGCCGTGACCGCCCCCATTTTTGTCCCGATGCTAATGTTAATTGGTTATGCACCAGAGACCATTCAAGCGGCTTATCGTATCGGTGATTCAGTAACCAATCTAATTACACCTATGATGAGTTATTTTGGCTTGATACTCGCAGTGGCGACCAAGTACAAAAAAGATATGGGGATTGGCACATTAGTGGCCACCATGTTGCCTTATAGTATTGTGTTTTTCTTTGGCTGGGTGCTGCTATTTTATATTTGGGTATTCGCTGCAGGATTACCTGTTGGGCCTAATTCCCCTATTTATTACCAACCTTAA
- a CDS encoding alkaline phosphatase D family protein — MTTINRRDFIKASLMGFGVVSTTSLLSGCNNDDVNEQLSINDFETYFNHGVASGDPLADRAILWTRVTPEGSPSSVLVSLDIATDADFNTIVIQEVLTALASSDYTLKLDAIGLEAGTRYYYRFKTNTATSVTGQFSTLAVGALNQAKFAVVSCANYPAGHFNVYADIAVQTDLDAVIHLGDYIYEYGMGGYATDNAQEIGRSLAQDNEGELFSLEDYRKRYAHYRTDNALQALHQQLPFIAIWDDHEVANDAHQQGAENHNEGEGDFHTRKLAALQAYFEWMPIRPFVQNETESLYRQFQFGDLLSLYMLDTRLEARSPQLEYSDYIDPVTGQIDQAGFIADLSNPNRALLGTTQLSWLQSQIVQSESTWQVLGQQVLMTRMAIPAELLASLASPSPMIAQQFQQLADLRVRQLSQDPSLTEFDLARINTRAPYNLDAWDGYPIEREMILATAKAYNKNLIVLAGDTHNAWAGDLTDSQGDKVGFEFATPSVSSPGLESYLSLDEPSALAFEKGLNFLVDDLRFCNIRQRGYMTLTFTKELVNTQWVFVDNVLSNDYQVNTNQAGYRVKG; from the coding sequence ATGACAACAATAAACCGTCGCGATTTTATCAAAGCCTCATTAATGGGATTTGGTGTGGTATCAACTACTTCACTTTTAAGTGGGTGTAATAATGATGATGTAAATGAGCAACTCAGCATCAATGACTTTGAAACATATTTTAACCACGGTGTTGCCAGTGGCGATCCATTAGCTGATCGGGCAATTTTATGGACAAGAGTCACGCCAGAAGGTAGTCCATCATCAGTGCTCGTCAGCCTAGACATTGCCACTGATGCAGATTTTAACACCATAGTGATACAAGAAGTACTCACTGCGTTAGCTTCTTCGGATTACACCCTCAAACTAGATGCAATTGGCCTAGAAGCTGGCACTCGCTATTATTATCGTTTTAAAACCAATACGGCCACCTCCGTAACAGGTCAATTCTCAACTCTTGCCGTCGGTGCGCTTAATCAAGCAAAGTTTGCCGTTGTGTCTTGTGCTAATTACCCTGCTGGGCATTTTAATGTCTATGCAGATATTGCCGTGCAAACTGATCTTGATGCAGTAATCCACTTAGGTGACTATATTTACGAATATGGTATGGGTGGGTATGCCACTGACAATGCCCAAGAGATAGGACGCAGTTTAGCCCAGGATAATGAAGGTGAGCTTTTCTCTTTAGAAGATTACCGTAAGCGTTATGCCCATTATCGCACTGATAACGCACTGCAAGCTTTACATCAGCAGCTCCCTTTCATTGCTATTTGGGATGATCATGAAGTTGCTAATGATGCTCATCAGCAAGGTGCTGAAAATCATAATGAAGGAGAAGGCGATTTTCACACTCGTAAATTGGCCGCCTTGCAGGCTTATTTTGAATGGATGCCCATTAGACCATTTGTTCAAAATGAGACTGAATCGTTATACCGACAGTTTCAATTTGGTGATTTGCTCTCGCTTTATATGCTCGATACACGGCTTGAAGCACGCAGCCCACAACTTGAATACAGTGATTATATCGACCCTGTTACAGGTCAAATTGATCAAGCTGGCTTTATAGCGGATTTATCTAATCCCAATCGTGCGCTCCTTGGCACAACACAATTGAGCTGGTTACAAAGCCAAATCGTCCAATCTGAATCAACATGGCAGGTATTAGGGCAACAAGTCCTGATGACTCGTATGGCAATTCCTGCTGAATTATTAGCTAGCCTTGCAAGCCCAAGTCCAATGATTGCTCAGCAGTTTCAACAATTAGCAGACTTGAGAGTTCGTCAGCTCAGCCAAGATCCTAGCTTAACCGAATTCGATTTAGCCCGAATTAATACACGTGCACCCTATAATTTAGACGCGTGGGATGGCTACCCAATTGAAAGAGAAATGATTTTAGCAACAGCAAAAGCCTATAACAAAAATCTTATCGTCTTAGCGGGTGATACCCATAATGCATGGGCCGGTGATTTAACTGATAGTCAAGGAGATAAAGTTGGTTTTGAATTTGCTACACCTTCGGTATCGTCCCCTGGACTTGAAAGCTACCTTAGCCTAGATGAGCCCAGTGCGCTTGCGTTTGAAAAAGGCTTAAACTTTCTGGTTGATGACTTACGTTTTTGTAATATTCGCCAACGAGGGTATATGACTTTAACTTTCACTAAGGAACTCGTAAATACTCAATGGGTGTTTGTTGATAACGTGCTCAGTAATGATTATCAGGTTAATACCAATCAAGCTGGCTACCGTGTGAAAGGTTAA